TGTGAAGGAGCAATCATTTTTATCTTCTCAAGCAATCCAAGTTCTTTTACTTCTTCAAACTTTTTCAAGACCAATTTTGATAATGGTGTTATTAGGTTTGCATAGAACTTTTTAGTAGCATCCATTAAAACATACTCCGGAATTTCATGGTCAAATCTCTTTGTGAAGCAAAGGTGTTGCCCAAATGCATCGTTTGAGAATAAAATTCCTTCTTCTGCGTAGAATGTAAACATACTATCTGGCCAGTGTAATAACGGAGCTTCTAAGAATACTAATGTTTTTCCACCTAAATCTACCTTGTCTAATGATTTAACAACTTTAAATGGTGCATCTTTTAATGATGGGTAGTGTTTTTTAAGTCCCTCAACTGCAACCTCAGTACAGTATATTGGTGCTTCTGGGAATTTTTTGTGGATTTCTGGTAAAGCTCCACTGTGATCTTTTTCTACGTGGTTTTGAATAATTACATCAATCTTAAATTCCCTCCCCTCTTTTTCAAATGCGTCTTTTATCCTCCCCCACATTTGAGCGGAAGTTCCAGGGTATGTGTTATCTATTAAAGCAACTTTCTCTTCTCCGAACACAAGGTATGCATTGTAGGTTGTTCCTTTTAAGGTATAGCCGTGGTATTTTCTAATGTCCCAATCTAAGACCCCTACCCAATATACTCCATCTGCAATTTTTACAGCATCTGCTTTCATTAATTTCACCAACCATGTCTAATTATTCATTTTTTCAATATTTTATTGTTTAATATTTTGTACATTAGTATTGTTATTTTTTATAACTATATTATACTTGTGGTACGAAATTCGTTTTTATTATGTAATATTAGTTCAAGTATTCGGTGATGTAGTGTTAATCTTTTACAATTTCTATTTTGAAGTAACAGGCATCGTACCCTTGGCCCATACATTTTATTTCATCAACTACCACAGTTTTATTTAGTATGCATTCCAACGCTCCCGCAAGTAATCCAGCGTCAAAATAACAAATTGGTTCATTAACTTCCAAACTATCACACATTGCACATTCCCTTACTTTTAAAATAAATGGTTTCCTACTTTCAATCTCCAAAATTCCCAAATTGTTTTTTCTAAAAAATGTTTTTAACTCTCTAATGTTTTTTGGTTTTAAAAATTTTCCAAATTCGTATCCTATCTCATATAGTGTTATTTCTGAACCTCTTTCTTTAATTTTTTTTATTACTATATATGCCATAACCCTAAAAAGCTCTAATGGAATATATTCTTTAATTTTTCTGTCTGTATATTTTCTTTCGTCAAAAGTCATTTTTTCTTTATCAAATCCCTTTTTTAAATGCTCAACTACTTCATTGATCAATTCATCATCATCTGGTAAATCATCTGTCTCTTTATCTACCAGAATCTCTCTAAAAATCTCACTCATCTCCCTATTTAATTTCAGTTGGATATGCAATCTCCCACCTTTTAAATTATGTTAAGCCGTTTGAAACTGTTTAATTTTTCATTGACGAATGTGGACATTAATGTATTTTCGTTTTCGAAATTTTTATATAATGAGTTTATATACATGTAACTATAAGGATGATGCCTCTGATGAAGGTGGATACTGGAGACCTAAGGAGGCGGACTTTACTGAGTGTTAAATCTATGGGCGGAGCTGGAGTTCTCCCGGAGCGAAGCGACGGGAACTTAAAAACCGTTAGGTTTTTATGTCCGTGACAGGGATGGAGACCGATGATATGTTCCCGATGAACCCAGAGGGAACTGAGGCTGATGACATCCAAGTCCAACGTGGACATTTGTCTATGATTGTTCACGTTGGACAGACCCCTGTAAAATGTCATTCCAAACATCAATTCACAACTACAAATCTAATACTTTCATCAATAAAAATAACTTAAATATAAACTTAAATAAATTAAACTTAAATAAATAATAACTTATCTATACTTTTTTCGCATAAATTCTAAAAAAATAGACGAATTTCGAAAAAATTAAAAGAAAATTTAAAGAAGATTAATTACTTTTTATAAAATTTTAACAAATCAAAAACACTCAGCGTTCCAACAACTTCATCATTATTATTAACAACAGGATATGCAATGTCTTCATTTTTAATCATCTCTTCTATAATCTCTTCTGTTAATTCATCTTCTTCTTTTAAAACTTTTATTTCATCAATAAACAGCATTAAATCCTCAATTTTTGAATGTTTACATCCTGCAAGTAAATCAAGAGTCGTTATCCACCCCACAAGTTTTCCATCCTCCACAACTGGAGCATAGTTTTTTCTTTTTTTGTAGAGCATCTGCACAACCTCTCCTCCAATATCATTTGGAGAGAGTTCTATAAATTCCTTATTCATAACTTCTTTAATTTTCATTATTATCATCCCCTTTTAACCTCCTGCTTATCAATATACCCATTATTATTGCAAAAGGCACAAACAACGCTGCTAAAAAGTAAGGATCCTGGGTTACTATAGTCGTGTGCGAAATTGATACGGCAAAATCCCTTGGATTTTGCCATTAATCCATACGACAAAACCCAGGTTTTGCTATTAATTTTTAAACTTATTTATACATTAACGAATTTTGAATAGCAACAATTCTTCCTTTAAATTGATATAAGACGAGGGTGGTACATAATTAAAAAATTTAAATATAATGGGATAAAAATAAGATACAAAAAGTGATTATATAAACTATGCACTACCCTTATAATTATCAATTAATTTATTCAATTTATTCGTCAATTCTTTGAGTTCTTCTAACGGTAAAGGCGAAAAATGCGGGCAAGACAGCCCCTCCAAGGATTGCCTCTGTTAAAGCAACATCTGGAGCAAGAAGAACATAATACAAATAAGCAAGACCCAATCCACCTAATCCAGTGAAAACCACACACTTAATCAAATCTTTCTGCAATAACGCTGAAATATAGGAGAGAACTATTATGGCCATAATAACATAAGCAACAAAGTCCTCCATTTTTTCACCATTTTTAAATAATCTTTGAATTTAATTTAATGTGTCATCAGATTTATAAATTTTTTATGTTGTTTAAGGAGGTGTTAGTATTAAGTTCAAATATTACGCAACACTTCCACCAGGGCTTGAAAAAATCTCATCAGATGAAATCGAGGAGCTTGGTGGAAGAATTTTCAGGATAAAAGAGGGTAAGGGAAGAATATTTTTTGAAGGGGATTTTGAATTAATTCCTAAAGTTAATTATCTATCAAGAACAATAGAAAGGACTATAATTTTATTAAAACTTGAAGAGTTTGAGAATATAACTCTTGACGATATATATAAAAGTGTCTATGAGATTGATTGGACTGAATGGATAAGGGAAGAGCAGGCATTTGCAATAAGACCATTAAGGGCGGGAGAGCATGATTTTACATCCATAGATGTTGGTAGGGTTGCAGGACAGGCGGTTATAGATGCATACAAGAATGCAAAAGGTGTTAGGCTTAAGGTGAATTTAGACAATCCAGACGTCATTATTAGGGTTGATGTAATTTTTAATGAGCTAATTATTGGGATTGACACTACTGGAGATGAAGGGTTACATAGGAGAGGATATAGAGCATATAACCACCCAGCACATTTAAATGCATCGATTGCATCTGCATTGGTAAAACTCTCCAATTGGAAAGATGATGAGATTTTATTAGACCCTATGTGTGGGAGTGGAACAATTTTGGTAGAGGCGGCAATGATCAAAAGGAACATCCCCCCAGGGAAATTTAGGGACGATTTTGCATTTATAAAAATATTTGGTAGGGAAGCGTTAGATGAGATAAAAAGTCAAATTGTTGAAAATAAAAAAATGCTAAAACTTTATGGTGTTGAGAAATTTAAAAAGCACATAAGTGGGGCTGTAAAAAATGCAGAGAATGTTGGCGTTGTAGATACAATAAAATTTATCGAAGGAGATGCAACAGAACTGGAAAAAATTGATTATTTGAAGGATGGAGTAGATGTTGTTATCACAAATCCCCCTTATGGTATAAGAATTGGTGGTAAAAAGATGGTTAGAAATTTATACAACAACTTCTTAAATTCATTGAAAAAGATAACTCATGATGATTCAAGAATAATAATCATTACTGCAGAGGACAAAATTTTAAGAAATGCAGCGATAAACAACAACTACAAAATAAAAGAGGAATTTAGAGTTATGTATGGAGGGTTAGATACGGTTGTATTTGTCCTTAAGAATGAATAATGGAGGATAATATGCTATCTGCTATAAAAGAATTTATCTACGAATACTACATCAAACCAATGATAGAAGGAAGTGGATACAACCTCGTTCAGGAAATTACCTATGGTATTTTTCTCACATTTATGGTTTACATTTTCTATAAAGCATGTGTGAAATTAAGAGTTGCAATTGATGAAAAATTTGCCCAAACTACTGTTTTTTATGTTGTTCTAATTTCCCTAATGAGGGCATTGGTGGATGCAGGAGTTATAGAGAGAAGTTTTTTTACAATAACTCCGGGAATTGTCATTTTAATTGGAAGTTATTATATGGCTTCAATTTTGATATCAGGAGTCTTGTTGAGGGAGAGGTATTATAAGTTGGCAATTCCTTTTGCTTTGTTGCCTATAATTTACTTTTTGCCAGATTTTTTAAATAGAATTGTGCATTGGGAAGCATTATTGTATGTTTCTTTGATATTATTCCCAACATATATCCTTACAGTATTTATAATCAAAAAAACAAAAATTGAAAATAAGATTATCTCCTCAAAAATAGATAAATATGCTATATTTTCTCAATTAGTGGATGCTTCAGCAACGGCAGTAGGGATAGGAATTTATGGATATTGGGAACAGCACCCCATCCCAAGGTTTTTCATGGATATGTTTGGGGCATATGTGATGATACCTTTAAAATTGGCTGTTGTGTTAATTGCTTTATATTTAATAAATGAAGAAGTGGATAACAAAGACCTGAAAAATATCCTAAAAATAACCATAATGTGCTTAGGATTAGCCCCTGGATTAAGGAATCTGCTAAGAACTATAATGGGCGTGTAAAAAATTTGAAGTCGGGAAATTATGTTATTTTTAATTTTTATTTTGCTTGGTGTTGTTGTCGGAATATTATCTGGATTACTTGGAGTTGGTGGGGGATTTATAGTAGTTCCTGCCTTAATTTATGCATTTGATTATCTAAATATTTCAGAGGAATTTGCTGTGAAGATGGCGTTTGGCACGAGTTTGTTTGTTGTATTCATCACTTCCCTTGTTGGAGCATATAAGCACAGCAAACTCAAAAATGTCGATTGGAAATCAGCAGTAATAATGGGCATAATGGGGATGATTGGTTCCTACATTAGCGGAACTATTGTTGTTAACTATTTGAGTGGGGAATTATTGAGAACTATATTTGGAATCGTCCTAATTGCAATCTCAATAAATATGATAAACTATCCAAAAATTAAAGAGGTTGGGGATTTTGTAAGGCCCAATTTAATTTATCTCCTTATCAGCGGATTTTTAATTGGAATTTTTACAGGAATGGTTGGTTTAGGGGGAGGAGTTATGGCAATTCCAGTTATGGTTTTGTTTTTAAAGTTTCCAATAAAAAAAGCCATTGGAACATCCCTTGGAATGATAATCTTGACATCATTTGGGGGGCTAATACCCTATTTAAGTGCAGATCCTAACATTAATCTTTCCCAAAGTTTATATTGTGTGGGTTATGTATCTCTTCTTGTTGGGTTGTGTATTGCGATACCAAGTGCAACATTTTCTTCTTATGGTGTTAAACTATCAACGAAGTTAGATGTAAGAGTATTGAGGAGAATATTTGGGGTTATTTTATTTTTGGTAGGGCTTGATTTGATTCTTAACATTAACTAACGATAAAAATTTATACCACTTTGTATATAGTCGTCTGCGAAATTGCTTAAGAATTATTATAATTGTGCAAAATTTTACTAAATTCTGAATAAAAAATAAACTTAATGATAAAATTGGGATTTTATACGTTCTAAGCAGATGATTATATAGTTGTTTGCGAAATTTATTGGAATTTATTTATATACCTTAAATTTTTAAATGATTGTTATAATTCTTAAAATTTTAAAATAAGTCAAATATCTTCCATAAATTTATTGGAATTATGTCCTACATCTAACGTAAACAACTATAATTCACGTCTATAAAAAATTATTAAGATTATTGGATAACTTTAATTTAATTTTGGTGATAATATGATTCAAAAATGTATTAGATGTGGAAAAGAGTACGATTTCGATGAGATAATTTACACCTGCGAATGTGGTGGTTTGTTAGAGATTGTTTATGATTATGAGGCAATAAAGGAAAAGGTATCAAAAGAAACATTAAGAAAGAGAGAAATTGGAGTTTGGAGATACTTGGAATATATGCCTGTAAAAGACCCAAAAAAGATCGTCACCCTTCATGAAGGAGGGACTCCTTTATACAAATGTGACAACCTTGCAAAAGAGTTGGGATTGAAAGAATTATATGTAAAAAATGAAGGAGCAAATCCAACTGGAAGTTTTAAGGATAGAGGAATGACTGTTGGTGTAACAAGGGCTAATGAACTTGGAGTTAAAGTTGTAGGATGTGCATCAACTGGAAACACATCTGCTTCATTGGCAGCATATTCAGCAAGAAGTGGTAAAAAATGTATTGTTCTATTGCCAGAAGGGAAAGTAGCATTGGGAAAACTTGCT
The sequence above is a segment of the Methanotorris igneus Kol 5 genome. Coding sequences within it:
- a CDS encoding CBS domain-containing protein — translated: MIIMKIKEVMNKEFIELSPNDIGGEVVQMLYKKRKNYAPVVEDGKLVGWITTLDLLAGCKHSKIEDLMLFIDEIKVLKEEDELTEEIIEEMIKNEDIAYPVVNNNDEVVGTLSVFDLLKFYKK
- a CDS encoding FprA family A-type flavoprotein — its product is MKADAVKIADGVYWVGVLDWDIRKYHGYTLKGTTYNAYLVFGEEKVALIDNTYPGTSAQMWGRIKDAFEKEGREFKIDVIIQNHVEKDHSGALPEIHKKFPEAPIYCTEVAVEGLKKHYPSLKDAPFKVVKSLDKVDLGGKTLVFLEAPLLHWPDSMFTFYAEEGILFSNDAFGQHLCFTKRFDHEIPEYVLMDATKKFYANLITPLSKLVLKKFEEVKELGLLEKIKMIAPSHGQIWTDPMKVINAYADWATGKCKDKVTIVYDTMHYSTQKMAHAFAEGLISGGVDVVMYYLHEDERSEIVKDILDSKAVLFGIPTIYDEPYPSMGDLIYYLRGLRFNRTGRKRLALVFGSMGGEGGAVKKLAEELKECGFEVLDEYELYYVPTEDELEKCYNMGKRLAAKIKEQ
- a CDS encoding V4R domain-containing protein, yielding MHIQLKLNREMSEIFREILVDKETDDLPDDDELINEVVEHLKKGFDKEKMTFDERKYTDRKIKEYIPLELFRVMAYIVIKKIKERGSEITLYEIGYEFGKFLKPKNIRELKTFFRKNNLGILEIESRKPFILKVRECAMCDSLEVNEPICYFDAGLLAGALECILNKTVVVDEIKCMGQGYDACYFKIEIVKD
- a CDS encoding sulfite exporter TauE/SafE family protein; the protein is MLFLIFILLGVVVGILSGLLGVGGGFIVVPALIYAFDYLNISEEFAVKMAFGTSLFVVFITSLVGAYKHSKLKNVDWKSAVIMGIMGMIGSYISGTIVVNYLSGELLRTIFGIVLIAISINMINYPKIKEVGDFVRPNLIYLLISGFLIGIFTGMVGLGGGVMAIPVMVLFLKFPIKKAIGTSLGMIILTSFGGLIPYLSADPNINLSQSLYCVGYVSLLVGLCIAIPSATFSSYGVKLSTKLDVRVLRRIFGVILFLVGLDLILNIN
- the trm14 gene encoding tRNA (guanine(6)-N2)-methyltransferase; the protein is MKFKYYATLPPGLEKISSDEIEELGGRIFRIKEGKGRIFFEGDFELIPKVNYLSRTIERTIILLKLEEFENITLDDIYKSVYEIDWTEWIREEQAFAIRPLRAGEHDFTSIDVGRVAGQAVIDAYKNAKGVRLKVNLDNPDVIIRVDVIFNELIIGIDTTGDEGLHRRGYRAYNHPAHLNASIASALVKLSNWKDDEILLDPMCGSGTILVEAAMIKRNIPPGKFRDDFAFIKIFGREALDEIKSQIVENKKMLKLYGVEKFKKHISGAVKNAENVGVVDTIKFIEGDATELEKIDYLKDGVDVVITNPPYGIRIGGKKMVRNLYNNFLNSLKKITHDDSRIIIITAEDKILRNAAINNNYKIKEEFRVMYGGLDTVVFVLKNE
- a CDS encoding DUF4040 domain-containing protein translates to MEDFVAYVIMAIIVLSYISALLQKDLIKCVVFTGLGGLGLAYLYYVLLAPDVALTEAILGGAVLPAFFAFTVRRTQRIDE
- a CDS encoding DUF63 family protein; the protein is MLSAIKEFIYEYYIKPMIEGSGYNLVQEITYGIFLTFMVYIFYKACVKLRVAIDEKFAQTTVFYVVLISLMRALVDAGVIERSFFTITPGIVILIGSYYMASILISGVLLRERYYKLAIPFALLPIIYFLPDFLNRIVHWEALLYVSLILFPTYILTVFIIKKTKIENKIISSKIDKYAIFSQLVDASATAVGIGIYGYWEQHPIPRFFMDMFGAYVMIPLKLAVVLIALYLINEEVDNKDLKNILKITIMCLGLAPGLRNLLRTIMGV